A window of Kribbella sp. NBC_00382 genomic DNA:
GAGACGACGTTGATGGTGTAGACGTCGTACGGCGTACCGGCGGACGGATGCGCCAGCGCGGCCAGGTGGACGACGGCGTCGGCGCCCTCGAGCGCCCTCGCCACATCCTCCTCGGACCTGGTGTCGCCGATCACGACCCGGTCCGCCTTCAGATCATCGTGCTCGGCGATCTCCATCGCGGTCACCAGGGCGCCGAGCTCGGTCAGATGACGTGTCGTGACCGAGCCGATGCGCCCCGCCGCGCCCGTCACCAGCACTCGGCGGCCCACGACCCCCTCCCCGCCTTCCTTCCTTCCCTTGTTCTTTGTAGTTGTCATTCCTTGATGCCTCCGGACATTCCGACCCCACGCAGGAACTGCTTCTGGAAGATCAAGAAGAGCACCACGGGGATGAGGACCGCCAGGAACAAGGCGCTCATCTGCAAGGAGAGATCAGTCGTCTTCTGTACTCTCGGCAGCGCGACCGAGATCGGCTGCAGCCTCGGATCCGGCAGCACCAGCAGCGGCCACAGGTAGTCCTTCCACGAGCCGATCACGGTGAGCAGCGCGACCACCCCGATGATCGGCTTCGACATCGGCAGGATGAGTGCCGTGAAGAGCCGCAGGTTGCTCGCTCCGTCGATCCGCGCCGCCTCGATCAGCTCACGCGGGATCGCGTCGAAGTACCGCTTCATCACCAGGATGTTGAATGCGCCGGCCGCCTGCGGCAGCCAGACCGCCCAGAACGTGTTCTGCAGGTTCCAGCCGAACACCGGCATCTTCAGGATGGTCAGGTACAGCGGCACCAGCGAGATCACGCCGGGCAGGAACAAGGTGGCCAGCACCAGGCCGGTGATCACCGGTCCCCACTTCGGGCGCAACACGCTCAGCACGAACGCTCCCGTCGTA
This region includes:
- a CDS encoding carbohydrate ABC transporter permease, with amino-acid sequence MTAEAPERGIISTMDRRRPLVRYGLPIIQVLLFIGVVIAGVGPLLWLLKSGLSTSQDILKGPLSLWPSGIQWHNVPDAWNQVQIGSYLGNTAIIAIGSLLSTLFVCTTGAFVLSVLRPKWGPVITGLVLATLFLPGVISLVPLYLTILKMPVFGWNLQNTFWAVWLPQAAGAFNILVMKRYFDAIPRELIEAARIDGASNLRLFTALILPMSKPIIGVVALLTVIGSWKDYLWPLLVLPDPRLQPISVALPRVQKTTDLSLQMSALFLAVLIPVVLFLIFQKQFLRGVGMSGGIKE